From Acidihalobacter aeolianus, a single genomic window includes:
- a CDS encoding HD-GYP domain-containing protein, translating to MDQKAAAADAGLRLSEVIGALSHALDMTEGQAPGHCLRCCWIGMHLGAELGLPTAARTDLYYTLLLKDAGCSSNAARLWELYGGDDRLIKQDYKRVDSQSLLQLGRFVLTHTAPGEALRERFHRVLDLVRHGDELSTELVATRCERGADIALQLGFSPAVADGIRALDEHWNGQGRPYGLAGEAIPLQARIALLAQVVDVFHLAGGAEAALAEVRGRAERWFDPGLVEALERVSCLPGFWEGLAEEGVAQRVADLEPAESVILVDEDRLDGIAAAFGQVVDAKSPYTYGHSARVADFAERIGRRLEVPPQRLRWLRRGALLHDIGKLGVSNGLLDKPGALDADEWRLMRAHARYTEEILERIGLFGELAKVAGAHHERLDGKGYPYGLMADEIALETRIITTADIFDAITAARPYRDAIPVPEALRMMRSQVGSALDVRCLDALEASLSESEAS from the coding sequence ATGGACCAAAAGGCGGCAGCGGCGGACGCGGGGCTGCGTCTGTCGGAGGTCATCGGCGCGCTGAGCCATGCGCTCGACATGACCGAGGGGCAGGCGCCCGGCCATTGCCTGCGCTGCTGCTGGATCGGCATGCACCTCGGCGCCGAGCTGGGCCTGCCCACCGCCGCGCGCACCGACCTTTACTACACCCTGTTGCTCAAAGATGCCGGCTGTAGCAGCAACGCGGCCCGCCTGTGGGAGCTTTACGGTGGCGATGATCGTCTGATCAAGCAGGACTACAAGCGCGTCGATTCGCAAAGCCTGCTCCAGCTGGGGCGTTTCGTGCTGACCCACACGGCGCCGGGCGAGGCTCTACGTGAGCGCTTTCACCGCGTGCTGGATCTGGTGCGGCACGGCGATGAGCTGAGCACAGAGCTCGTCGCCACGCGCTGCGAACGCGGTGCCGACATCGCGCTGCAGCTGGGGTTCTCCCCCGCGGTTGCCGATGGCATCCGCGCGTTGGACGAACACTGGAACGGACAGGGGCGCCCGTACGGTCTCGCCGGAGAGGCCATCCCTCTGCAGGCGCGCATTGCCTTGCTCGCCCAGGTAGTCGACGTGTTCCATCTCGCCGGTGGGGCAGAGGCCGCGTTGGCCGAGGTGCGCGGTCGCGCCGAACGCTGGTTCGATCCAGGCTTGGTCGAGGCCCTGGAGCGGGTTTCCTGTCTTCCCGGGTTCTGGGAGGGGCTGGCGGAGGAGGGTGTCGCCCAGCGCGTCGCCGATCTCGAACCTGCGGAATCCGTGATTCTGGTAGACGAGGATCGTCTGGACGGCATCGCGGCCGCCTTCGGTCAGGTGGTCGACGCAAAGAGCCCCTACACCTACGGGCACAGTGCGCGCGTGGCGGATTTCGCGGAGCGGATCGGTCGCCGTTTGGAAGTGCCGCCTCAGCGCTTGCGCTGGCTGCGGCGCGGCGCATTGCTGCACGATATCGGCAAGCTCGGCGTCAGCAACGGGCTGCTCGACAAGCCCGGTGCACTGGATGCGGACGAGTGGCGGCTGATGCGAGCGCATGCCCGCTACACCGAGGAAATTCTCGAACGCATCGGGCTGTTCGGCGAACTGGCCAAGGTGGCCGGTGCGCACCACGAACGGCTCGACGGCAAGGGCTATCCCTATGGGCTGATGGCCGACGAGATCGCCCTGGAGACGCGCATCATCACCACCGCGGACATCTTCGACGCGATCACTGCGGCACGCCCCTACCGGGATGCGATTCCGGTGCCGGAGGCCTTGCGCATGATGCGAAGCCAAGTCGGTAGCGCGCTCGACGTGCGCTGTCTGGATGCGTTGGAGGCGTCCCTGTCGGAATCGGAAGCGTCCTAG